Within Stella humosa, the genomic segment CGCCTATATCTGGCCGGACCTGCCCCGACTGTCCGCCGCCCTTGCCGGAGCTGCTCCATGACCGACCGCGTGCTGATCCTCGATTTCGGCTCCCAGGTGACCCAGTTGATCGCGCGGCGGGTGCGCGAGAGCGGCGTCTATTGCGAGATCCACCCCTTCTCCATCCCGTTCGAGCGCATCGCCGAGATGGCGCCGCGGGCGATCATCCTGTCGGGCGGCCCGGCCTCGGTGACGGAGGCGACCACGCCGCGGGCGCCGCAGCAGATCTTTGAGATGGGCGTGCCGATCCTCGGCATCTGCTACGGCCAGCAGGCGATGTGCGCGCAGCTCGGCGGCGAGGTCGAGGGCTCCGACCAGCGGGAGTTTGGCCGCGCCATGGTCGACGTGACCCAGGATTGCACCCTCTTCACCGACACCTGGGTCAAGGGTGCGCGCGAGCAGGTGTGGATGAGCCATGGCGACCGCGTCATCCGCCTGCCGCCCGGCTTCCGCGCGGTCGCGACCAGCGAGGGCGCGCCGTTCGCGGTGATTGCGGACGACGCGCGTCGCTTCTACGGCACCATGTTCCACCCCGAGGTGGTGCACACGCCGCACGGCGCCCAGCTCCTGCGCAACTTCACCCACGGGGTGGCCGGCTGCCGCGGCGACTGGACGATGGCGGCCTTCCGCGCCCAGGCGATCGAGCGCATCCGCGCCCAGGTCGGGTCCGAGCGGGTAATCTGCGGCCTGTCGGGCGGCGTCGACAGCGCGGTGGCCGCCTTGCTGCTGCATGAGGCGATCGGCCCGCAGCTCACCTGCATCTTCGTCGATACCGGCCTGTTGCGCGCGGGCGAGGCCGACGAGGTGGTGGCGCTGTTCCGCGGCCACTACAACATCCCGCTCATCCACAGCGACGCGGGCGACCTGTTCCTCGGCAAGCTGGCCGGCGTCTCCGACCCCGAGGTGAAGCGCAAGACCATCGGCGGCCTGTTCATCGACGTGTTCGAGGCAGAGGCGAAGAAGATCGGCGGGGCGGATTTCCTGGCCCAGGGCACGCTCTATCCCGACGTGATCGAGAGCGTGTCCTTCACCGGCGGCCCGTCCGTCACCATCAAGTCCCACCACAATGTCGGCGGCCTGCCGGCGCGCATGAAGATGAAGCTGGTGGAGCCGCTGCGCGAGCTCTTCAAGGACGAGGTGCGGGCGCTGGGCCGCGAGCTCGGCATGCCCGACAGCATGGTCGGCCGCCACCCGTTCCCGGGCCCGGGCCTGGCCATCCGCTGCCCCGGCGAGGTGACGCCCGAGAAGCTGGAGCTGCTGCGCAAGGCCGACCGCATCTATCTCGACGAGATCCGCCAGGCCGGCCTCTACAACGAGATCTGGCAGGCCTTCGCCGTCATCCTGCCCGTGCGCACCGTCGGCGTGATGGGCGACGGCCGCACCTACGACTACGCCCTGGCGCTCCGCGCCGTCACCTCGACCGACGGCATGACCGCGGACTCCTACCCCTTCACCCACGAGTTCCTGTCGCGCACGGCGACCCGGATCATCAACGAGGTGCGGGGGATTAATCGGGTGGCGTACGACGTGACGTCGAAGCCGCCGGGGACGATCGAGTGGGAGTGAGAACTATCGCCCTGTGAGGCTACAGGAAGCTCGCTTGATAGCCGGTTGCCATCAGGGAAACATGCGCTGCCAATGGCGGCCTCACACCAAGTCCGGCCTGCCGTGGCTCATGCGGGGGATTCCGCTCGGTCCCAAGTTCTGCTTCAAGGTTGGCGAACGGTTGGGAGTTCGCTATGGCGGCTGCGATCGGGTTGCGCAGGGACTAGACGGGGCGGTGCTTCGGGGGGCTGGCAAGGCGCTCGGAGGACGCCGGCCAGGCACGTCGGCGCCTGGCCCTGTCGGCGATCTACGACGGCAGTAGCCGCGGAGACGCGGCGAAGCTCGGCGGGGTCGGGCTGCTGACGGTGGGGGACTGGGCGCTGGCGTTCAACGCCGACGGTCCGGATGACCTGATCGACCGCAAGGACGGCGGCCCCTCTTCGAAGCTGTCAGCCGAGCAATGGGGGAAGGTGGCCCGGCTGGTTGAGGCCGGGCCGATGCCGGCGGTTCAGGGGGTGGCGCGCTGGCGGCTGATCGACTTGGCGCAGTGGATCCACGAGATCTTCGGGGGCAGCCTGTCGGAGCAGACGATGAGCGAGCGGCTGCGGGCGATGGGTTACCGCAAGCTGTCGGCCCGGCCGCGCCACCACGCCCAGGACCCGCAAGCCGGGGAGACATTCAAAAAAAGTTCCCCGCGCTCCTGGCGCGCCTCGCGCGCAAGAAGGCTGCCGAAGCCCCAGGCGGGATAGAGGTCTGCTTCCAGGACGACGCCAGGGTTGGGCAGAAGAACGGCATCACCCGGCGCTGGGCACGGCGCGGCACCCGGCCGAGCGCGCCGCACGACCAGCGCACGAAGTCGGCCTACATCTTCGGCGCGATCTGTCAGGCCGAGGGCAAGGGGGCGGCCCTCGTCCTGTCGCGCTGCAACGTGCCGTCCATGCAACTCCACCTGGCCGAGATCAGCCGCACCGTCTCTCCCGGCGCCCATGCCCTGCTCTTGATGGACCAGGCTGGATGGCACCTCTCCGATCGGCTTGCCGTCCCGGCTAACATCCCGATCGCGCCGCTGCCGGTCAAGCTGCCGGAACTGAGCCCGGTCGAGAACGTCTTGCAGTTAATGCGCGACAACTGGCTATCCAACCGCGTCTTCCGCTCCTACGACGACATCCTTGACCACTGCTGCCACGCCTGGAACAAGCTCATCGATTGGCCATGGAAGATCATGTCCATCGGACTGCGAGCATGCACGCATCGGTCATGATTGGCCGCAATTGGTATGCCTCGATGTCGGTGATTCCGAAAGGGAGCACCGATTGGACGCGCCGGCCTCGGCCTTCGCTCTTTTCGATCTGCGCGCACAAGGACCCTGTGGCGGGCTCGGGCCCCAAGCTTCTTGTTGACCTGCGGGAACCGGTCCGGCACCATGTT encodes:
- the guaA gene encoding glutamine-hydrolyzing GMP synthase, translated to MTDRVLILDFGSQVTQLIARRVRESGVYCEIHPFSIPFERIAEMAPRAIILSGGPASVTEATTPRAPQQIFEMGVPILGICYGQQAMCAQLGGEVEGSDQREFGRAMVDVTQDCTLFTDTWVKGAREQVWMSHGDRVIRLPPGFRAVATSEGAPFAVIADDARRFYGTMFHPEVVHTPHGAQLLRNFTHGVAGCRGDWTMAAFRAQAIERIRAQVGSERVICGLSGGVDSAVAALLLHEAIGPQLTCIFVDTGLLRAGEADEVVALFRGHYNIPLIHSDAGDLFLGKLAGVSDPEVKRKTIGGLFIDVFEAEAKKIGGADFLAQGTLYPDVIESVSFTGGPSVTIKSHHNVGGLPARMKMKLVEPLRELFKDEVRALGRELGMPDSMVGRHPFPGPGLAIRCPGEVTPEKLELLRKADRIYLDEIRQAGLYNEIWQAFAVILPVRTVGVMGDGRTYDYALALRAVTSTDGMTADSYPFTHEFLSRTATRIINEVRGINRVAYDVTSKPPGTIEWE